The following coding sequences lie in one Populus nigra chromosome 15, ddPopNigr1.1, whole genome shotgun sequence genomic window:
- the LOC133673863 gene encoding protein NRT1/ PTR FAMILY 1.2-like, translating to MDCPSEHEQMITEPLLSNRKGGIRTLPFILANEAFESLANYGLFPNLILYLTREYRIDAAKGAHVLFLLSSATNFTPILGAFLADTYVGRYRMIGFGCMASLLGMVLLWLTTFPEARPPPCVQLSYNCKSATTLQLLLLYTAFCFLAIGAGGIRSSSLAFGADQLGTSNSLEHARIRESFFSWYYGIVAASVFLGMTFVVYIQDNIGWMVGFGVPVVLMILSSLSFFVASPSYVKSKPKASWITGLAQVVVGSIRNRRIKLSSQATDKVDYHTTGSMLLVPSEKLRFLNKACIIRNPQEDLTPDGKASDPWSLCTVDQVEDLKALIKVIPIWSAGMLKSVNVSQGSFLVLQASTMNRHITSKFEVPAASFPSIVVLVITTWVVLYDRIIIPLVSRVKGKIVCLNLKQRMGIGILLSTISMAALAIAESFRRETAIKEGFPDNPNAELHISAMWLLPYFVLSGLAEAFNAIGQNEFFYTELPKSMSSVASTLQGLGLSAASLVSSFIVSAVRDFTKGEAQESWVSSNINKGHYDYYYWLLTILSLVNFIYYLVCSKSYGPCRQEKWFDR from the exons ATGGATTGCCCATCAGAACATGAACAGATGATCACAGAGCCACTCTTGAGTAACCGAAAGGGTGGCATCAGAACCTTACCATTCATCCTAG CGAACGAGGCATTCGAGAGTCTGGCAAATTACGGGCTGTTTCCAAACCTGATACTTTATTTGACAAGAGAGTATAGGATTGATGCTGCAAAGGGGGCACATGTTTTGTTCCTTTTGTCATCTGCCACAAATTTCACCCCAATTCTTGGAGCTTTTCTTGCTGATACTTATGTGGGTCGGTATCGGATGATTGGTTTTGGATGTATGGCTAGCCTTCTG GGGATGGTTCTGCTGTGGCTCACAACTTTTCCTGAAGCAAGACCGCCTCCTTGTGTCCAACTTAGTTACAACTGCAAATCTGCAACTACATTGCAGCTTTTGCTTTTATATACAGCTTTTTGCTTTTTGGCCATTGGAGCTGGTGGCATAAGATCGTCTTCCTTAGCCTTTGGTGCTGATCAATTGGGCACGAGCAACAGCCTTGAACATGCTAGAATACGAGAGAGCTTCTTCAGTTGGTACTATGGCATAGTTGCAGCTTCAGTGTTTCTTGGTATGACTTTCGTTGTATACATTCAAGATAACATAGGGTGGATGGTGGGTTTTGGAGTTCCTGTGGTGCTCATGATCTTGTCATCTCTTTCATTCTTCGTGGCTTCTCCTTCTTATGTCAAGTCAAAACCTAAAGCAAGCTGGATCACTGGGTTGGCTCAAGTTGTTGTGGGTTCCATTAGAAATAGAAGAATCAAATTATCATCCCAAGCCACTGATAAGGTGGATTATCATACTACGGGATCAATGCTTCTTGTGCCAAGTGAAAAACTGag GTTCTTAAATAAAGCTTGCATTATAAGAAATCCTCAAGAAGATTTGACCCCAGATGGAAAAGCTTCAGATCCATGGAGTCTTTGTACAGTAGATCAAGTAGAAGATCTAAAAGCACTAATCAAGGTAATCCCAATATGGTCAGCCGGAATGCTCAAGTCTGTGAATGTAAGCCAAGGCTCTTTTTTAGTGCTCCAGGCATCCACCATGAACCGACACATTACTTCAAAATTTGAAGTTCCTGCTGCCAGTTTCCCCTCAATTGTGGTTCTCGTTATCACAACGTGGGTTGTTCTCTATGATCGTATAATTATCCCTCTAGTATCGAGAGTCAAGGGAAAAATCGTTTGCCTCAACTTGAAACAAAGAATGGGTATCGGTATTCTATTATCAACTATTTCCATGGCAGCACTGGCGATCGCTGAGAGTTTTCGACGGGAAACTGCGATCAAGGAAGGATTTCCAGACAATCCAAATGCTGAATTGCACATTTCAGCAATGTGGTTGTTACCGTATTTTGTCCTGAGTGGATTAGCTGAGGCTTTCAATGCTATTGGACAGAATGAATTCTTTTACACCGAGTTGCCTAAAAGCATGTCCAGTGTAGCCTCCACGCTTCAAGGGTTAGGATTGTCAGCCGCAAGCTTGGTATCCAGTTTTATAGTCAGTGCTGTTCGAGATTTCACGAAAGGAGAAGCTCAGGAGAGTTGGGTTTCAAGCAACATCAACAAAGGGCATTATGATTACTATTACTGGCTTCTTACAATTCTGAGCTTGGTTAACTTCATCTATTATCTTGTTTGTAGCAAGTCTTATGGTCCTTGCAGGCAAGAAAAATGGTTTGACAGATGA
- the LOC133674645 gene encoding casein kinase 1-like protein 3 isoform X2, with protein sequence MKMERIIGEKYKLGRKIGSGSFGEIFLATHIQSGEIVAVKIENRSAKHPQLLYEAKLYKILRGGCGVANIKWCGVDGGDNVLAIDLLGPSLEDLFVYCGRKFSLKTVLMLADQMIARIEYMHTKGFLHRDIKPDNFLMGLGRKANQVYVIDFGLAKRYRDTTTHQHIPYRENKNLTGTARYASCNTHLGIEQSCRDDLESIGYVLLYFLRGSLPWQGLKAATKKQKYNKICEKKLSTPIEVLCKSHPVEFASYFHYCHSLTFDQRPDYGFLKRLFHVLFTREGFEFDYVFDWTILKYKQTQRTKPPAKSPDLQPNSRVTGSRPMAMDLDKGKGVNGASYSAEVTDHRGSNKVACPDAHMQFGSSLSRNLTADNPIDKHNQCAINFVDHSYLRFYCCRI encoded by the exons ATGAAAATGGAGAGAATTATAGGAGAGAAGTACAAATTGGGTCGCAAAATTGGAAGCGGATCCTTTGGCGAAATCTTTCTCG CTACTCACATTCAATCTGGTGAAATCGTTGCTGTCAAAATT gAAAATAGGAGTGCAAAGCATCCGCAGTTACTTTACGAAGCCAAACTGTATAAGATTCTTCGTGGTggat GTGGTGTTGCGAATATAAAATGGTGTGGAGTAGACGGAGGAGATAATGTATTAGCAATTGATTTGCTAGGTCCGAGTCTCGAGGACTTGTTTGTGTACTGTGGGAGGAAGTTTTCCCTTAAAACGGTGCTAATGTTGGCTGATCAGATG atTGCGAGGATTGAGTACATGCATACGAAGGGATTCTTGCATAGGGACATTAAACCGGATAATTTTCTCATGGGTCTTGGAAGGAAAGCTAATCAG GTCTATGTCATTGATTTTGGGCTTGCAAAAAGATATAGGGATACAACAACACACCAACATATTCCTTACAG agagaacaaaaacTTAACAGGAACTGCACGGTATGCAAGTTGCAATACTCATCTAGGAATTG AGCAAAGCTGTCGAGATGATCTGGAGTCCATTGGCTATGTTCTTTTATACTTTTTGAGAGGAAG CCTTCCATGGCAGGGTCTGAAAGCTGCAACGAAGAAGCAAAAGTACAATAAAATATGCGAGAAGAAGTTATCAACTCCAATTGAG GTACTGTGCAAGTCGCATCCTGTGGAGTTTGCTTCTTACTTCCATTATTGCCACTCTTTAACATTTGACCAAAGACCTGATTATGGATTTCTGAAGCGCCTCTTTCATGTCTTGTTTACTCGAGAAg GATTTGAGTTTGATTATGTTTTTGACTGGACCATCCTGAAGTACAAGCAGACACAGAGAACAAAGCCACCAGCTAAATCACCC GACTTGCAGCCGAATTCTAGAGTGACAGGCAGTCGACCAATGGCTATGGATCTTGATAAGGGTAAAG gGGTCAATGGTGCTTCTTATTCTGCTGAGGTTACTGATCACAGAGGATCAAATAAAGTTGCTTGTCCAGATGCTCATATGCAGTTTGGCTCGTCACTTTCTCGGAATTTAACTGCTGATAATCCAATTGACAAACAT AATCAGTGTGCTATAAATTTTGTGGATCACAGctatttgagattttattgCTGCAGAATATGA
- the LOC133674645 gene encoding casein kinase 1-like protein 3 isoform X1 has protein sequence MKMERIIGEKYKLGRKIGSGSFGEIFLATHIQSGEIVAVKIENRSAKHPQLLYEAKLYKILRGGCGVANIKWCGVDGGDNVLAIDLLGPSLEDLFVYCGRKFSLKTVLMLADQMIARIEYMHTKGFLHRDIKPDNFLMGLGRKANQVYVIDFGLAKRYRDTTTHQHIPYRENKNLTGTARYASCNTHLGIEQSCRDDLESIGYVLLYFLRGSLPWQGLKAATKKQKYNKICEKKLSTPIEVLCKSHPVEFASYFHYCHSLTFDQRPDYGFLKRLFHVLFTREGFEFDYVFDWTILKYKQTQRTKPPAKSPDLQPNSRVTGSRPMAMDLDKGKGVNGASYSAEVTDHRGSNKVACPDAHMQFGSSLSRNLTADNPIDKHNMNNVSMPSTSFAPPSASRRDFMKLDGSTDAVNIGRGVGNRAGASSRLMRISSAKQLL, from the exons ATGAAAATGGAGAGAATTATAGGAGAGAAGTACAAATTGGGTCGCAAAATTGGAAGCGGATCCTTTGGCGAAATCTTTCTCG CTACTCACATTCAATCTGGTGAAATCGTTGCTGTCAAAATT gAAAATAGGAGTGCAAAGCATCCGCAGTTACTTTACGAAGCCAAACTGTATAAGATTCTTCGTGGTggat GTGGTGTTGCGAATATAAAATGGTGTGGAGTAGACGGAGGAGATAATGTATTAGCAATTGATTTGCTAGGTCCGAGTCTCGAGGACTTGTTTGTGTACTGTGGGAGGAAGTTTTCCCTTAAAACGGTGCTAATGTTGGCTGATCAGATG atTGCGAGGATTGAGTACATGCATACGAAGGGATTCTTGCATAGGGACATTAAACCGGATAATTTTCTCATGGGTCTTGGAAGGAAAGCTAATCAG GTCTATGTCATTGATTTTGGGCTTGCAAAAAGATATAGGGATACAACAACACACCAACATATTCCTTACAG agagaacaaaaacTTAACAGGAACTGCACGGTATGCAAGTTGCAATACTCATCTAGGAATTG AGCAAAGCTGTCGAGATGATCTGGAGTCCATTGGCTATGTTCTTTTATACTTTTTGAGAGGAAG CCTTCCATGGCAGGGTCTGAAAGCTGCAACGAAGAAGCAAAAGTACAATAAAATATGCGAGAAGAAGTTATCAACTCCAATTGAG GTACTGTGCAAGTCGCATCCTGTGGAGTTTGCTTCTTACTTCCATTATTGCCACTCTTTAACATTTGACCAAAGACCTGATTATGGATTTCTGAAGCGCCTCTTTCATGTCTTGTTTACTCGAGAAg GATTTGAGTTTGATTATGTTTTTGACTGGACCATCCTGAAGTACAAGCAGACACAGAGAACAAAGCCACCAGCTAAATCACCC GACTTGCAGCCGAATTCTAGAGTGACAGGCAGTCGACCAATGGCTATGGATCTTGATAAGGGTAAAG gGGTCAATGGTGCTTCTTATTCTGCTGAGGTTACTGATCACAGAGGATCAAATAAAGTTGCTTGTCCAGATGCTCATATGCAGTTTGGCTCGTCACTTTCTCGGAATTTAACTGCTGATAATCCAATTGACAAACAT AATATGAACAATGTCTCAATGCCGTCAACTTCTTTTGCTCCACCCAGTGCATCCAGAAGGGATTTTATGAAACTAGATGGCTCAACTGATGCAGTGAACATTGGTCGTGGGGTTGGGAACAGAGCTGGTGCTTCAAGTAGGTTGATGAGAATTTCTTCAGCCAAGCAATTG CTGTAA
- the LOC133673747 gene encoding VAN3-binding protein isoform X1 — protein MFKYPTILPLLITLVLAFIFFTMRSCTEGQILESQQSDIAKLRMSSCSTKSLLQKLENIDENGPASWLPVSCAAPETPTESMEFLARSWSVSAMELSKALSSTHVAIDNVEKASCFCSAEAEAQDASSTTSKESLLQQFPSGGSTGSPPISPRDSEEMKELFLLHQALTPEFLSSQQLLKNGLYKSILKGRTMGRWLKDQKERKKQEIRTQNAHVHAAVSVAGVAAAVAALAASNAMSAEVAATQQKTPSKLSSAVASAAALVASHCIEIAEDMGADHDQILTVVNSAINARTNGDIMTLTAGAATALRGAATLRARMQKGPGTTAFALGEEKGEEDKEANITAALNFVTKGGELLKRTRKGALHWKRVSFNINSNWQVIVKMKSKHMGGTFTKKKKCVVSGVYTDILAWPGRNKADWSGRRAYFAIKTVERVIEFECSKADKQMWTEGIQHMLNCRTSLT, from the exons ATGTTTAAATATCCCACTATTCTTCCTCTCCTCATTACCCTGGTTCTTGCTTTTATCTTCTTTACCATGAGAAGTTGCACCGAAGGCCAGATACTTGAGTCTCAGCAAAGTGATATAGCAAAGCTTAGAA TGAGCTCATGCAGCACTAAGAGCTTGTTACAAAAGCTGGAAAACATTGATGAAAATGGCCCTGCTTCTTGGCTACCAGTATCATGTGCTGCACCTGAAACTCCTACCGAGTCTATGGAGTTTCTTGCAAGATCATGGAGCGTTTCAGCTATGGAGCTCTCTAAAGCTCTTTCCAGTACTCATGTGGCCATCGATAATGTTGAGAAGGCTTCATGTTTTTGTTCCGCTGAAGCTGAAGCTCAAGATGCAAGCTCCACGACTTCAAAGGAATCA CTGCTTCAGCAGTTCCCAAGTGGTGGTAGCACTGGCAGCCCTCCGATCTCGCCAAGAGACAGTGAAGAAATGAAG GAATTATTTTTACTTCATCAAGCACTCACTCCAGAATTTCTTTCAAGTCAGCAGTTGCTAAAAAATGGG CTATACAAGAGCATATTAAAAGGGAGAACGATGGGAAGATGGCTGAAGGATCAGAAAGAGAGGAAGAAGCAGGAAATCAGAACCCAAAATGCTCATGTGCATGCAGCTGTATCTGTGGCAggggttgctgctgctgttgctgcaCTAGCTGCTTCAAATGCAATGTCAGCAGAAGTGGCAGCAACCCAGCAGAAGACGCCTTCCAAACTGTCTTCAGCAGTGGCATCAGCAGCAGCTTTAGTAGCATCTCACTGCATTGAGATTGCAGAGGACATGGGAGCTGATCATGACCAAATCTTAACTGTTGTCAACTCTGCAATTAATGCAAGGACTAATGGAGATATCATGACCCTAACAGCTGGAGCAGCTACAG CCTTAAGAGGAGCAGCCACCCTAAGGGCAAGGATGCAAAAGGGGCCTGGAACTACAGCCTTTGCTCTGGGGGAGGAAAAGGGCGAAGAAGACAAAGAAGCAAACATCACAGCTGCACTGAATTTTGTGACTAAAGGAGGAGAGCTTCTCAAGCGTACAAGGAAAG GAGCTCTCCATTGGAAACGAGTTTCGTTTAACATCAACTCAAATTGGCAG GTGATAGTTAAAATGAAAAGTAAGCACATGGGAGGAACattcaccaaaaagaaaaagt GTGTAGTCTCTGGAGTCTACACTGACATCCTAGCATGGCCTGGAAGGAATAAGGCAGACTGGAGTGGGCGTAGAGCTTACTTTGCGATAAAAACGGTTGAAAGAGTTATAGAGTTTGAATGCAGCAAGGCTGACAAACAGATGTGGACGGAGGGGATTCAGCATATGCTGAATTGCCGTACCAGCCTAACATAA
- the LOC133673747 gene encoding VAN3-binding protein isoform X3 yields MFKYPTILPLLITLVLAFIFFTMRSCTEGQILESQQSDIAKLRMSSCSTKSLLQKLENIDENGPASWLPVSCAAPETPTESMEFLARSWSVSAMELSKALSSTHVAIDNVEKASCFCSAEAEAQDASSTTSKESFPSGGSTGSPPISPRDSEEMKELFLLHQALTPEFLSSQQLLKNGLYKSILKGRTMGRWLKDQKERKKQEIRTQNAHVHAAVSVAGVAAAVAALAASNAMSAEVAATQQKTPSKLSSAVASAAALVASHCIEIAEDMGADHDQILTVVNSAINARTNGDIMTLTAGAATALRGAATLRARMQKGPGTTAFALGEEKGEEDKEANITAALNFVTKGGELLKRTRKGALHWKRVSFNINSNWQVIVKMKSKHMGGTFTKKKKCVVSGVYTDILAWPGRNKADWSGRRAYFAIKTVERVIEFECSKADKQMWTEGIQHMLNCRTSLT; encoded by the exons ATGTTTAAATATCCCACTATTCTTCCTCTCCTCATTACCCTGGTTCTTGCTTTTATCTTCTTTACCATGAGAAGTTGCACCGAAGGCCAGATACTTGAGTCTCAGCAAAGTGATATAGCAAAGCTTAGAA TGAGCTCATGCAGCACTAAGAGCTTGTTACAAAAGCTGGAAAACATTGATGAAAATGGCCCTGCTTCTTGGCTACCAGTATCATGTGCTGCACCTGAAACTCCTACCGAGTCTATGGAGTTTCTTGCAAGATCATGGAGCGTTTCAGCTATGGAGCTCTCTAAAGCTCTTTCCAGTACTCATGTGGCCATCGATAATGTTGAGAAGGCTTCATGTTTTTGTTCCGCTGAAGCTGAAGCTCAAGATGCAAGCTCCACGACTTCAAAGGAATCA TTCCCAAGTGGTGGTAGCACTGGCAGCCCTCCGATCTCGCCAAGAGACAGTGAAGAAATGAAG GAATTATTTTTACTTCATCAAGCACTCACTCCAGAATTTCTTTCAAGTCAGCAGTTGCTAAAAAATGGG CTATACAAGAGCATATTAAAAGGGAGAACGATGGGAAGATGGCTGAAGGATCAGAAAGAGAGGAAGAAGCAGGAAATCAGAACCCAAAATGCTCATGTGCATGCAGCTGTATCTGTGGCAggggttgctgctgctgttgctgcaCTAGCTGCTTCAAATGCAATGTCAGCAGAAGTGGCAGCAACCCAGCAGAAGACGCCTTCCAAACTGTCTTCAGCAGTGGCATCAGCAGCAGCTTTAGTAGCATCTCACTGCATTGAGATTGCAGAGGACATGGGAGCTGATCATGACCAAATCTTAACTGTTGTCAACTCTGCAATTAATGCAAGGACTAATGGAGATATCATGACCCTAACAGCTGGAGCAGCTACAG CCTTAAGAGGAGCAGCCACCCTAAGGGCAAGGATGCAAAAGGGGCCTGGAACTACAGCCTTTGCTCTGGGGGAGGAAAAGGGCGAAGAAGACAAAGAAGCAAACATCACAGCTGCACTGAATTTTGTGACTAAAGGAGGAGAGCTTCTCAAGCGTACAAGGAAAG GAGCTCTCCATTGGAAACGAGTTTCGTTTAACATCAACTCAAATTGGCAG GTGATAGTTAAAATGAAAAGTAAGCACATGGGAGGAACattcaccaaaaagaaaaagt GTGTAGTCTCTGGAGTCTACACTGACATCCTAGCATGGCCTGGAAGGAATAAGGCAGACTGGAGTGGGCGTAGAGCTTACTTTGCGATAAAAACGGTTGAAAGAGTTATAGAGTTTGAATGCAGCAAGGCTGACAAACAGATGTGGACGGAGGGGATTCAGCATATGCTGAATTGCCGTACCAGCCTAACATAA
- the LOC133673747 gene encoding VAN3-binding protein isoform X2, whose protein sequence is MFKYPTILPLLITLVLAFIFFTMRSCTEGQILESQQSDIAKLRMSSCSTKSLLQKLENIDENGPASWLPVSCAAPETPTESMEFLARSWSVSAMELSKALSSTHVAIDNVEKASCFCSAEAEAQDASSTTSKESQFPSGGSTGSPPISPRDSEEMKELFLLHQALTPEFLSSQQLLKNGLYKSILKGRTMGRWLKDQKERKKQEIRTQNAHVHAAVSVAGVAAAVAALAASNAMSAEVAATQQKTPSKLSSAVASAAALVASHCIEIAEDMGADHDQILTVVNSAINARTNGDIMTLTAGAATALRGAATLRARMQKGPGTTAFALGEEKGEEDKEANITAALNFVTKGGELLKRTRKGALHWKRVSFNINSNWQVIVKMKSKHMGGTFTKKKKCVVSGVYTDILAWPGRNKADWSGRRAYFAIKTVERVIEFECSKADKQMWTEGIQHMLNCRTSLT, encoded by the exons ATGTTTAAATATCCCACTATTCTTCCTCTCCTCATTACCCTGGTTCTTGCTTTTATCTTCTTTACCATGAGAAGTTGCACCGAAGGCCAGATACTTGAGTCTCAGCAAAGTGATATAGCAAAGCTTAGAA TGAGCTCATGCAGCACTAAGAGCTTGTTACAAAAGCTGGAAAACATTGATGAAAATGGCCCTGCTTCTTGGCTACCAGTATCATGTGCTGCACCTGAAACTCCTACCGAGTCTATGGAGTTTCTTGCAAGATCATGGAGCGTTTCAGCTATGGAGCTCTCTAAAGCTCTTTCCAGTACTCATGTGGCCATCGATAATGTTGAGAAGGCTTCATGTTTTTGTTCCGCTGAAGCTGAAGCTCAAGATGCAAGCTCCACGACTTCAAAGGAATCA CAGTTCCCAAGTGGTGGTAGCACTGGCAGCCCTCCGATCTCGCCAAGAGACAGTGAAGAAATGAAG GAATTATTTTTACTTCATCAAGCACTCACTCCAGAATTTCTTTCAAGTCAGCAGTTGCTAAAAAATGGG CTATACAAGAGCATATTAAAAGGGAGAACGATGGGAAGATGGCTGAAGGATCAGAAAGAGAGGAAGAAGCAGGAAATCAGAACCCAAAATGCTCATGTGCATGCAGCTGTATCTGTGGCAggggttgctgctgctgttgctgcaCTAGCTGCTTCAAATGCAATGTCAGCAGAAGTGGCAGCAACCCAGCAGAAGACGCCTTCCAAACTGTCTTCAGCAGTGGCATCAGCAGCAGCTTTAGTAGCATCTCACTGCATTGAGATTGCAGAGGACATGGGAGCTGATCATGACCAAATCTTAACTGTTGTCAACTCTGCAATTAATGCAAGGACTAATGGAGATATCATGACCCTAACAGCTGGAGCAGCTACAG CCTTAAGAGGAGCAGCCACCCTAAGGGCAAGGATGCAAAAGGGGCCTGGAACTACAGCCTTTGCTCTGGGGGAGGAAAAGGGCGAAGAAGACAAAGAAGCAAACATCACAGCTGCACTGAATTTTGTGACTAAAGGAGGAGAGCTTCTCAAGCGTACAAGGAAAG GAGCTCTCCATTGGAAACGAGTTTCGTTTAACATCAACTCAAATTGGCAG GTGATAGTTAAAATGAAAAGTAAGCACATGGGAGGAACattcaccaaaaagaaaaagt GTGTAGTCTCTGGAGTCTACACTGACATCCTAGCATGGCCTGGAAGGAATAAGGCAGACTGGAGTGGGCGTAGAGCTTACTTTGCGATAAAAACGGTTGAAAGAGTTATAGAGTTTGAATGCAGCAAGGCTGACAAACAGATGTGGACGGAGGGGATTCAGCATATGCTGAATTGCCGTACCAGCCTAACATAA
- the LOC133673748 gene encoding probable lactoylglutathione lyase, chloroplastic translates to MLRTVTAPSLSFSSSSTCLIVSTQNKSYLIPHSLKLTSPLIGNVNKSNSNRTVTCNYNPSRRLALFQLGAVIPQSQFLSGTLAPAKSSEVADQNVLEWVKNDKRRMLHVVYSVGDLDKTIKFYTECLGMKLLRKRDIPEDRYSNAFLGYGPEDTNFTVELTYNYGVDKYDIGDGFGHFGIAVEDVSRTVDLVKAKGGKVTREPVPVKGGSTKIAFVEDPNGYKFELLERGLTPEPLCQVMLRVGDLDRSINFYKKSFGMQLLRRRDNPEYKYMVALMGYGPEDKNAVLELTYNYGITEYNKGNGYTQIAIGTDDVYKSAEAVKQCGGKIIREPGPIPVINTKITACLDPDGWKSVFVDNVDFLKELE, encoded by the exons ATGTTAAGAACAGTAACAGCACCGTcattatctttttcttcttcttctacttgtCTCATTGTCTCGACACAGAATAAATCTTATCTTATCCCACATTCCTTAAAACTCACTTCCCCATTGATTGGCAATGTTAACAAGAGTAATAGTAACAGAACAGTCACTTGCAATTACAATCCTTCAAGAAGACTGGCTCTTTTTCAACTTGGAGCTG TTATCCCACAATCACAGTTCTTAAGTGGAACCTTAGCACCAGCAAAAAGTAGTGAAGTTGCTGACCAAAATGTGCTAGAGTGGGTCAAGAATGACAAAAGAAGAATGCTTCATGTCGTTTATAGTGTTGGGGACTTGGACAAGACTATAAA ATTTTATACTGAATGTCTGGGCATGAAGCTGTTAAGGAAACGTGATATACCTGAAGATAGATATAGCAATGCTTTTCTTGGATATGGACCTGAAGACACTAACTTTACTGTTGAACTTACTTATA ACTATGGAGTTGACAAGTATGACATTGGAGATGGGTTTGGACATTTTGGTATTGCAGTAGAAGAT GTTTCAAGGACAGTTGATCTTGTCAAGGCAAAGGGGGGCAAGGTTACTAGAGAACCAGTTCCTGTTAAAGGTGGAAGTACAAAGATTGCTTTTGTTGAAGACCCAAACGGTTATAAGTTTGAGCTCTTGGAGAGAGGCCTTACGCCTGAGCCCCTATGCCAAGTGATGCTTCGAGTGGGTGATCTTGACCGCTCCATAAATTTCTATAAGAAG TCTTTTGGCATGCAGCTTCTACGCAGAAGGGATAACCCAGAGTACAAG TATATGGTAGCCCTGATGGGTTATGGTCCTGAAGATAAAAATGCAGTGCTAGAGCTGACATATAACTATGGGATTACAGAATACAACAAGGGAAATGGTTATACGCAG ATTGCCATAGGCACAGATGATGTCTATAAGAGTGCAGAGGCTGTCAAGCAGTGTGGAGGGAAAATTATCCGTGAACCTGGGCCTATACCAGTTATCAACACCAAGATTACTGCTTGCTTGGATCCTGATGGTTGGAAATcg GTCTTTGTTGATAATGTAGACTTTTTGAAGGAACTGGAGTGA